The Bradyrhizobium betae genomic interval GTTCGTGTTCGGCAGGATCATGATGGAGCACGGCTTCGTGATAGGCGCGACCAGGCTCCTTCGTCGGGTGTGGCAGCTCTACGTCGCTCATCTCCTATTGTTCTTCGCATATCTGACATCGGTGCACTATTTCGCGCACAAGTTCGATACGCCGCACTTGATGGACCAGTTCAATGTCAAGCTGCTGATGGACTTCCCGGTCGAAACCCTCACGCAAGGCTTCCTGCTGAAGTTCAAGCCGCTCAACCTGGACGTCTTGCCACTCTATATCGTGCTGATGGCGGCATTCCCGATTGTGCTGTGGTTCATGCTCAGATGGCGCAACGCCGTTATGATCGGTTCGATCGCGCTGTACCTCGCTGCGCGTCACTACGACTGGAATTTTGCGTCTTATCCCTCGGGGGTCTGGTACTTCAACCCGCTCACATGGCAGTTGCTTTTCGTCGCCGGTGCGTGGCTTGCTCTTGGAGGAGCCGCCGCGTGCAGTGCCCTACTTCGGTCGCCCATCATCCTGGCTCTGAGCGTCGCGTTTCTTCTGTTTGCCCTGATGGTCTCGCTGGCAGAGCGAATCCCGGAACTGCAACGTTACATTCCCGAGGTCGCCGCCGGAATGTTCATTCCAAACGACAAGACCAATCTTGCTCCCTACCGAGTCGCGCATTTGGCCAGCCTGGTATTCATCGGCATATCGCTGATTCCCGTCGATTGGCCCGGCCTTCAATGGCCCATCCTTAAGCCGCTGATCAGGTGCGGGCAGCAATCTCTGCCCGTGTTCTGCGTAGGGCTGTTCCTGTCCTTCATCGCCCATTTCGTTCTGGACTTCGGTTCGGAAGGCTTGTTGGCCCAGCTCCTGGTCGGAGGCGTGGGCCTGTGGATCCTGACGATGATTGCGTACTATCGAACCTGGTCAAAGCAGGTCGACAAGAGCTTGTCGTCCGGCCAAAGATCGAATTCATCGGGCGGCAATGTCGAATCGTGACGTTCGGTTTGCTTTGAGGTCGGCATGATAACTTCCGAGCGAATCTTCGCCGACCAGACGCAGGGCGCGATCCTGCACGGCCTTCATGGGACCGCATCCGCAATCGAACTGCTTGGAGTGCTGGTAATCGTGGGCGGCGTCGTGACTGCGACGGCGTTTGCGCTTCGCGAAATGCGGCAGGGAGCATTTGTCGATGCATTTCGGTCGTACCGGGCGAACCTTGGTCGAGGCATTTTGCTCGGGTTGGAGTTCCTGATCGCCGCAGATATCATCGGAATGGTCGCGATCGTACCGTCGTTCGATCGACTCGGAATTCTCGCGGTAATCATCGTGATCCGTACGTTCTTAAGCTTCTCCCTTCAGATCGAGATCGAAGGTCGGCTGCCTTGGCAGCGGCGCAAGCCGGCCGCCGATGAGGCGGATGGGGCGGAGCTCTAGGGCGACGATCCGGTGTCGCGGGAGGTTGGTATCCCATACAGGACCTGGAACATGCGCTCCAAAGAGGCGTCCCGATTCGATCGGGCCGTCTGGATCAGCGTGGTGACGAGACCGAAGAGGGTGCGCTCGCTCTTGAGGTAGGGATTGTCGTCTGAAAGGGGCGAGCGGTCGTCACGGATCGCCTTCGCAAGGCTTGGCAGGCCGTAAAGCCAAGGCGAAAAGGACGCCGAAAAGACATATCGACTCATCCGCATCGGGTGAAGCCATTTGGCGGTTTCCGCCAAGAAGGGATTGGAGCTCGCCCGAACGAGAGGGCTGAAGAAGGCGCCGTAGATGCTTTCACTCATTGCAGAGAAGTCTGCGATGCGCGCGAAGGCGGGATCCGGACGAGGAAACTTGAGATCTTCGACCTTCCGGGATTCAAACCGCACTGCAAAGGGTAGATTCGACGGGCTGTCCGAGGGGTCGCGATCCTCGATTTTCATTTCATACAGACCGGGCGCTAGGCCTTCGATTTCCGGCAGGCTGGCGAGAATGGCGCGATGTTCGCGTTGGGCGACTTTGCCGGAGACGAAGATCCCAAGATGACCCACGTGCGGGTTCGTCAAATAGACGATACGTTGGCCGGCCTCGATCAAATCTCCGGTCGTCGGATACACGATGGGAATCCAGCCGAGCGCCTGATGCGGCGGCGTGATGTTGTCGCCGTAGGACGCGAACACGACCAGCGGGTTCCGTATACGGCGCAGATCGGCAACGCAATGCTCGCAAATGCGGAAGCGGCCACCCTCAAGCTGGTTGCCTATGAAGAGGTTTTCGACGATCGCCAGAATTTCTTCCCTGCTCAGGAAGAAGAAGCTACCCCACCAGCGTTCGAATTCGAGAAAGCGTTCGCGTTCTCGATCGATATGCGTGAACAGTTGGACGTATTTCTCCCACTGCGCCTCGGGCTTCAGGCTCTCGAAGTTCTGGGCAAGCCACGCGCCGTCGAACCTTCCATCGCTGAGATCGGCAACGAGGTGTGCGAGCCAGGCTCCGCCGTTGAATCCCGCTGCGAGCCGAATCGGATTCACGCCGGCTTCGCCCGACCAATATGAGAGCGGGGAGCCGTTGAGTACCGCGGGGCCGACGAGACCGCTGCAGTCCGCGGAAAGCAGGGTCACCGCCCAACCGGCCTGGCAATTTCCGTACAGTATTGGTGGTTGCCCCGGATGCCGGGTGCTCACCGCCTCGACGAAGCGCCGAAGTGCGTGCAAGACGTCGGCGAGAGTCTGGCCGCGACACGGCTGAGGGAAGAAGGATACGAAATAGACCGGATGGCCCTCCGCCAGCGCGATGCCGACCTCGGAGTCCTGTTTGAATCCGCCGATGCCGGGTCCATGTCCTGCCCTCGGATCCAAGACCACCACAGGCGGTTTCGCCTCCGATCCGGTGTCCACATTTTCATCGAGGATGCGAAGCAGCACGTAGTTGACGGGGCGTACGAACTGGCGAGCGTCAACGATCGTCTCGAAGCGGAAGTCGAGCAGGGGCGGAGATCCTTGCCGTTCGTGTTCGATCAGGTTGTCCGCTCGTTGCCGAAGCGTGTCCCAGAACAGGATCGAGCGCTCTAGCAGATCTCGAGCGTATGCTTGCAGCGCATCGCCGCCTTCCGGCGAGCGGGCTGGGCGCGTTGGATCGTCGCCGAGCAAGTCTTTGGGTGTTGCGAGCTGCGAGTTGGTGGCGGCGTGCATCGACTGTTCCTGAAATCAGATCGCTTCGAAGGTTCGATGCTAATAGCGAAGTCGCTGTCGCGAGACGAGTGTAATTTTTTGACGGGTCGCGCGTCTATATCAGACAGTGCAGCGTAACACGCGAAGCTATCAACCGCGTTGTTGATCTACCTCAAGATTAGTCGCACTCGAGTTGGTTAGGGAGGCGGTCGACATTTGTCTGACTGAAAGTTGGAGGAGATTATGGTGACTGCGAAAAGGTTCATGGGGACTGCGGCGACGATCATCGTCATGAGTCTTGTTTCGGTTGGGCTGGCGTCGGCCGAAGTCGCTGCGAATGGACGTGAGCGGCTCGCGATGATGGACGACATGAAGATGAAGTCCGATTCGTCGAACCCTTCGAGCATGGGAAACATGGCCCAGCCCGGCGCTGCGAGCGGCGGGTCGGCAGACGACAAGATGAAGATGCAGGGGCCAGGTCAGATGCCGGGCCAGCAGCAGGACTCCGGCATGATGCAGATGATGCAGATGATGGAGCGAATGCACAATCGGATGTTACCGTCCGGCAGCGGCATGGGAGCGGGTGTCTCGGCGAGCGGTCCCATGGACGTCACCGAGCGGTTGGAAGGTCGTATCGCTTTCCTCAAAACCGAGTTGCAGATCAACGACAAGCAATTGACCGACTGGAATCTCTTGGCCGATGCGTTGCGTTCGAGTCGGCAACACCTATTGGAGGCGCGAAAGCAGCTTGTCATGGACGACAACATGACGGGGCCCAACCGCATCGTTCGGTATGAGCAGCACCTGAACGAGCGTTTGGAGGCGATCAAATCGGCTCGCACCGCCTTCAGTCGGCTCTACGGATCGCTCAGTGACGGGCAAAAGCAGACGGCGGACTCCATCCTGCTGCCTTTGATCGCGACGTTCTGACGAAGGCATGCTTGAAAACGACGATCGTATCGATGCCCAAATTCGCCTCCCGACGTAGCGCTGCTTTGCGAGCGGTGATCCTTTGCGCTTCGCTTCTTGCGACGGCCGGGCTGGCGGCGTCGCCCTCATCCCTCGGGTTGACCCCGGGGGATGCACGCCGACTTGGCGAGCCTGCCGAGACACGTTCGGCATGGCGCTTGGCGGAGGGCGGGGATAGTCACTCCGCGCACCACCCGAATAGCTCCGATGCGGGAAGCGCCGGTGCGCCGATGGCAAGCCCACCGTCGGGAGGCTCGGCGCCCGCAGCAGCGCCGAGCGAGTCGAATTCCGGCATGATGGGTATGATGGGCGAGATGATGGGGCGCCCGCGTAAGGAATTCTATCCGTCGCTGATGGAAATGCCCGCTCTGTCCGCCGAGCGTCGACGCGAGCTCGAATCTCAGGCACGCGCGCGCATCGGCGCCGAAATCGATGGCATGGCCAACGCGGAAATGGCGCTGCGGCACGCCCTCGCGTCAGGGAGGGTCATCGAAGCGGACCTTGCTTCGCGCCAAATTCGGGAGGCCCTCAACCAGGTGCAGAGCGGCGTGGTCGTGTTGCGCTCGCTCGAGGAAGGAAAGTCTCCGCAGCAGATCGCGCAGAACTGGTTCAAGAGCCAGATGAATCTTTCGCAATCGGAGGATCCTCCCTCCGACGGAGTGCTGGGCGTTTCGTGGTTCCACGTCATCACGATGGGCCTGCTCGCGATCGTCTCGTTCGGCATGCTGGCCGTCTATGCCGTGCGCATGCGTCGGGCCAACGCGCTCGTCGATCGATTGACCAGGGTGCCGGTGCCTGCGTCCGGTTTGATACCTGGACCCGCAGTCCAGATGCCGGATACGCCGAAAGGGAAGGCCGCTGTCGCTGCGGGCCCTGCAGCGGGCGGCGGCTCCCGGACCGAGGAAATCATCGTGCCGGCCGCGGCGACGCCTTCCGCGCCCAAGCGGAGAGGAGTTTGGAAAGGCAAATTGAAGGTCTCCGCAATCTTCAACGAAACGCCGAGTTCTAGGACCTTTCGGCTCCAGAATCCGCAAGGCGGCGCCATTCCCTTCGAATTCCTGCCGGGCCAGTTTCTGACCTACTCCGCACAGATCGACGCGAAGACCGTCAGACGATCCTACACGATCGCGTCCTCTGCGGCTCAGACGGCCTACGTGGAGACGACAATCAAGCGCGAAGATGGAGGCGTGTTCTCCGAGTACATGCACGACGAAATCAAGGAAGGCGATCTGTTGGACGTGATGGCGCCTTCCGGGGCCTTCACTTTCACCGGCAAGGAGGCAGACAGCGTCGTGCTTATCGGTGGAGGGGTCGGTATTACCCCATTGATGGCAGCGATTAGATATCTCTTCGATATTTCCTGGCCCGGGGAGGTCTATCTGGTCTACGGCGCGCAGACGACCGAGCAGTTCATCTTTCGTGACGAACTGGAGTATCTGCAACGCAGGATGAACAACCTCCACGTTGCCGCCACCATGGCGCGCGCGGCAGGTACGGCCTGGATGGGGAGCGAGGGCCAGATCACGGCCGAGTTTCTTGCGCGCTCGGTCCCCGATCTGTCCAAGCGGCGCGTCCATCTATGCGGCCCTCCTGGAATGATGCAGGCACTCAAGAAGACGCTCGTCGAACTTGGCGTACCGCCGGAGCAAATCAAGTCGGAGGCGTTCGGACCCGCACTCGGCGCCGTACCGCCTCCGGGACGGACGGTTATCAAAAGTGGGGAGTCCGAGATCAAGGGCGGGACGCCTTCGATCGGCCCGGCGACGGCCTCCATCCGATTTGCCAAGTCCGGCAAGGCAGCTCCGTTGCCTCCGGACAAGAGCGTACTTGAAGTCGCAGAGTCCATCGGCGTCTCGATCGACTATTCCTGCCGTGCGGGCACCTGCGGTATCTGCAAGACCCACCTCATCGAAGGCAGCGTCACGATGGAAGTCCAGGACGCCCTTACCGAGGAGGACAAGGCGGAGGGGATGATACTGGCCTGCCAGGCGAAGTCGGTCGGGAATCTGGTCGTCGAGGCTTGAGATGGGCGGCAGGGAGCGATCGATCGTCGATATCGTCTTCGCGAGCCTCTTGCTGCTGGCTCCGGCGTTTCTTCTCCACTCCGATCCGAGATTTGCGGGAAGCCTGGCCGGCTTCGCTTTGGGAGCATCAGCAGCCGGCTTGATGGTGCTCCTTCTCATCTACCCCCTTGCGAAGTACGTGCGCGGCTTCAAGCCTCTTCTCGGCCGTATCGTCTCCATGCGCACGCTGTTGGAATTTCACGTCTACGCCGGGATAGTCGCGGCCTTCCTCGGGCTCCTCCATACGGGACACAAGTTTCAAAGCCCGCTGGGAATAGCGCTCATCGTCAGCATGCTCGTCGTGGTCGTGACCGGCTTCGTGGGGCGGTACTACCTGCCGCAGACTGCCGCCGAGATCCGCGAACAACAATCCCGCCTCGCTACGCTACGGGCCGCCTACGATCGGACCGCGCTTGCCCTTGCGGAGAGTGAGATCGGTGATCCCGGCGTTGCGCCTCCGGCAAGCGCATCGGCTGTGCAGGAGGTTCCGATACTGCAGGTCGTCGAGGGCATTTCGGACATCGAATATTCGATCGGATCCCAGGAGGCCATCAAGAAGGTCTTCATGCAGTGGATCGGTGTTCACGTAGTCGCTGCGATCGCGATGTACGCGATGCTGGCGCTGCATATTGCCGGAGAGGTCTACTACGGACTTCGGTGGCTCACGTGAGCTTCAGAGCCATCGTCTACAGCGTGTGCATCACGCTCGCCGTCGCCGGCGTGGCAGCGGTATCCGCCGCGCTGTACAAAGGCGGCTCGTCGTCTGTTGTGGGGTGGAGGGATGCAGTAGTTCCCGGACCTCTCTCGGAAAAGCACGCGTTCCTGGCGGACAAGTGCGAAAGCTGCCACACGCCGGTGAGGGGCGTCGAGACTTCCACCTGCATCGCCTGCCATACGACGGCCGCCGCGGACCTGGGAAAGCAGGCGACGGCGTTCCACGCGACGAGCAAAGAGTGCCGAGGATGTCATCTCGAACATGCGGGTGGCGCCCGTCCGACCAAGATGGATCACGCAATGCTCCTGCGGATCGGCGGCTTTTCCCGAGAGCGCGACGTTTCGGCGAACGCGATCACCGGTCAGATGATCTCGGATCTGAAGGATTTCCTGAAAGTCCCGAAGTCTGACGAAGCGGAAAAGACCGATCTCGAATGTGCGAGTTGCCATAGCAATCGAGACCCACACCGAGGATTGCTTGGGCCCGAATGCGGCGGCTGCCACGCGCTGGCTTCGTGGAGTATTCCGCAGTTTCTCCATCCGTCTCCCACCTCCAAGGAATGCGCGCAATGCCATCAGGCTCCGCCAAGCCATTACATGCATCACTTCGTCATGATGGACCGATCGATCACGGGACAGGAACATGCCAGCGTCGAGCAATGCTTCCTTTGCCACCGCACCGACTCGTTCAACGACATCAAAGGTGTTGGATGGTTCAAGCACCATTGATTCAAGTTGCCCGACGCCTTTCAAGCCGATTCTTGATCTGGATCAACTTTGTGCGGCGTATGTGCCGCTATCATAAAGTTGAAATCATGGCTCCGAGCGCCAGTGTGCCCGACGCCAATGAAGCGATGCCGATTGGGCAGGGGCGACTTTGGTGTCTTTCGTTGCTGCTGATCGTGTCCA includes:
- a CDS encoding OpgC domain-containing protein codes for the protein MADEKTGGWTLQIAIFIQERFREATTLRFGLPKPQRDLRLDLFRGLANWLIFLGHIPDSILAWFTTRNYGFSDGADLFVLISGYTATFVFGRIMMEHGFVIGATRLLRRVWQLYVAHLLLFFAYLTSVHYFAHKFDTPHLMDQFNVKLLMDFPVETLTQGFLLKFKPLNLDVLPLYIVLMAAFPIVLWFMLRWRNAVMIGSIALYLAARHYDWNFASYPSGVWYFNPLTWQLLFVAGAWLALGGAAACSALLRSPIILALSVAFLLFALMVSLAERIPELQRYIPEVAAGMFIPNDKTNLAPYRVAHLASLVFIGISLIPVDWPGLQWPILKPLIRCGQQSLPVFCVGLFLSFIAHFVLDFGSEGLLAQLLVGGVGLWILTMIAYYRTWSKQVDKSLSSGQRSNSSGGNVES
- a CDS encoding DUF1622 domain-containing protein translates to MITSERIFADQTQGAILHGLHGTASAIELLGVLVIVGGVVTATAFALREMRQGAFVDAFRSYRANLGRGILLGLEFLIAADIIGMVAIVPSFDRLGILAVIIVIRTFLSFSLQIEIEGRLPWQRRKPAADEADGAEL
- a CDS encoding Spy/CpxP family protein refolding chaperone, producing MVTAKRFMGTAATIIVMSLVSVGLASAEVAANGRERLAMMDDMKMKSDSSNPSSMGNMAQPGAASGGSADDKMKMQGPGQMPGQQQDSGMMQMMQMMERMHNRMLPSGSGMGAGVSASGPMDVTERLEGRIAFLKTELQINDKQLTDWNLLADALRSSRQHLLEARKQLVMDDNMTGPNRIVRYEQHLNERLEAIKSARTAFSRLYGSLSDGQKQTADSILLPLIATF
- a CDS encoding 2Fe-2S iron-sulfur cluster-binding protein — encoded protein: MMGMMGEMMGRPRKEFYPSLMEMPALSAERRRELESQARARIGAEIDGMANAEMALRHALASGRVIEADLASRQIREALNQVQSGVVVLRSLEEGKSPQQIAQNWFKSQMNLSQSEDPPSDGVLGVSWFHVITMGLLAIVSFGMLAVYAVRMRRANALVDRLTRVPVPASGLIPGPAVQMPDTPKGKAAVAAGPAAGGGSRTEEIIVPAAATPSAPKRRGVWKGKLKVSAIFNETPSSRTFRLQNPQGGAIPFEFLPGQFLTYSAQIDAKTVRRSYTIASSAAQTAYVETTIKREDGGVFSEYMHDEIKEGDLLDVMAPSGAFTFTGKEADSVVLIGGGVGITPLMAAIRYLFDISWPGEVYLVYGAQTTEQFIFRDELEYLQRRMNNLHVAATMARAAGTAWMGSEGQITAEFLARSVPDLSKRRVHLCGPPGMMQALKKTLVELGVPPEQIKSEAFGPALGAVPPPGRTVIKSGESEIKGGTPSIGPATASIRFAKSGKAAPLPPDKSVLEVAESIGVSIDYSCRAGTCGICKTHLIEGSVTMEVQDALTEEDKAEGMILACQAKSVGNLVVEA
- a CDS encoding cytochrome c3 family protein; protein product: MSFRAIVYSVCITLAVAGVAAVSAALYKGGSSSVVGWRDAVVPGPLSEKHAFLADKCESCHTPVRGVETSTCIACHTTAAADLGKQATAFHATSKECRGCHLEHAGGARPTKMDHAMLLRIGGFSRERDVSANAITGQMISDLKDFLKVPKSDEAEKTDLECASCHSNRDPHRGLLGPECGGCHALASWSIPQFLHPSPTSKECAQCHQAPPSHYMHHFVMMDRSITGQEHASVEQCFLCHRTDSFNDIKGVGWFKHH
- a CDS encoding iron reductase, whose translation is MGGRERSIVDIVFASLLLLAPAFLLHSDPRFAGSLAGFALGASAAGLMVLLLIYPLAKYVRGFKPLLGRIVSMRTLLEFHVYAGIVAAFLGLLHTGHKFQSPLGIALIVSMLVVVVTGFVGRYYLPQTAAEIREQQSRLATLRAAYDRTALALAESEIGDPGVAPPASASAVQEVPILQVVEGISDIEYSIGSQEAIKKVFMQWIGVHVVAAIAMYAMLALHIAGEVYYGLRWLT
- a CDS encoding DUF3141 domain-containing protein translates to MHAATNSQLATPKDLLGDDPTRPARSPEGGDALQAYARDLLERSILFWDTLRQRADNLIEHERQGSPPLLDFRFETIVDARQFVRPVNYVLLRILDENVDTGSEAKPPVVVLDPRAGHGPGIGGFKQDSEVGIALAEGHPVYFVSFFPQPCRGQTLADVLHALRRFVEAVSTRHPGQPPILYGNCQAGWAVTLLSADCSGLVGPAVLNGSPLSYWSGEAGVNPIRLAAGFNGGAWLAHLVADLSDGRFDGAWLAQNFESLKPEAQWEKYVQLFTHIDRERERFLEFERWWGSFFFLSREEILAIVENLFIGNQLEGGRFRICEHCVADLRRIRNPLVVFASYGDNITPPHQALGWIPIVYPTTGDLIEAGQRIVYLTNPHVGHLGIFVSGKVAQREHRAILASLPEIEGLAPGLYEMKIEDRDPSDSPSNLPFAVRFESRKVEDLKFPRPDPAFARIADFSAMSESIYGAFFSPLVRASSNPFLAETAKWLHPMRMSRYVFSASFSPWLYGLPSLAKAIRDDRSPLSDDNPYLKSERTLFGLVTTLIQTARSNRDASLERMFQVLYGIPTSRDTGSSP